CGCGCGAAGCGGTCGTCGATGATGTCGTGCAGCGTGATCCCGCCCCAGCCCTGGACCGCGTGGTTGAGTTCTTCGCGCGCGCCGAGCGAGGTGATGACGATCGGCACCTTCCATTTCGCGCAGGTGGCGACATCCTCCTCCAGCCGCGGATTGGAGCGGTGGACGATCTGGTTGACGGCATAAGGCGCTGCCGGCGTGTCCGGATGGTCGCGGTCCCAGGCTGCGAGTTCCTCGGTGATCCGGTGCAGCCATTCGTCGAGCTGCGACTGCGGCCGCGCGTTCAGCGCCGGGAACGAACCCACGATCCCCGCCTTGCACTGGGCGATGACGAGATCGGGGTTGGAGACGATGAACAGCGGCGAGCCGATGACGGGGAGCCGGAGGCGATCGAAAAGCGGGGACAGGGCCATCCGCTTTCCCTTAACGTAAAGCGGCCCGGCGTCAACGCGGGTGAGATTTCAGAGGCGGGCGCCGAAGGTCAGCGACAGGCGCGGATCGCAGTCGCGGCCGAAGGCGCCGTTGCTGAGCGGCACGCCGAGTTCGACGCCGGCTTCGAAGCGGCTGCCGAGCCAGAGGCGGACGCCGCCCCCGGCCGAGGCGAGGGTGCCGCCGCCGGCGCCGCCCCGGTAATTGCCCACCGATCCGGCATCGGCATAGAGATAGGGCTGGACCCAGCGCACGGCCGTGCCGAGCTTGCCGAGGTCGAAGCGGATTTCCGCCGAGCCGGCCACGCCCTTGTCGCCCGAAAGCTCGCGATAATCGTAGCCGCGCAGGAAGGTGCGGCCGCCAAGGCCCATCTCCTCGCTCGAAAGGAGCGGGCGCGAGGCGACCTGGCCCTGGGCCTCGACCTGGAGGCTGAGCCGTTCCGTCAGCGGCGCGTTGAGGCGCGCCCAGGCCTCGAGCTTGGAGAAGATGGCGCTGCCGTCGGCGCGCGACGCGAGCGGGTCGCCGCGCTCGGTCGCATCGAACGCGTCGACGCCCTGCACGAGGGCGACGCGGCCGCGGATCCGGCCGTCGCCGAGCTTGGCATTGGCGAAGGCGCTGGCGGTCAGCACGGCGAAGCGGTCGTCGCGGATGCGCACGTCGTCGCGCGATTGGCGCGAGTCGCGCAGGGCGTAGCCGAGATCGCCCCACAGGCTCCAGGCGCGGCTGCGCACGAACGGGTGGCTGACGGCGACGGCGGCTTCCAGGCTGCGCCCGTCGAAATCACTGTCGGCAATCGCGCCGCCGGGCTCCGAGCGGGCGACGTAGGAATCGACGCGCAGTTCGGTCCCGTTCGTCCCGACGGGAACGGCATAGCCGATCCGGACGAGGTGGAATTCCCCCACATCCGGCACCGTCGCCACCGCGCCGAGCGTCAACCGATCGGCGCCGTCGGCGACGCCGTGCAGGTCGACGCTGCCCTGGAGGCGGAGCGGTCCGACACTCCGGATGCCCCAATTGTCGAGCGCGACCCGGCCCACGGCGCGCTCGCGCTTCGCATCGACGACGAGGATGTTGCGACCCACGGTGCGTTCGAGCCGCGCTTTCCCGACCGATAGTCCGGAAATGTCGCCGGCTAGGAGCAGTCGCCGTTCCAGTTCGACGGTTCGTACCGGCCGGCCGTTGGCGAGCGGAGCGAGCATGCGGCCGACGACCGGCGCCGCGCCGCCCTCGACTCGGACCGAGTCGATCCGGCCTTCGTCCAAGGCGACGCGCAGGATTCCGTTTACGACCCGCTGGCGTGGGATCCAGGCGGTGGCAAGGCCATAGCCCGCCGTGCGCGCGACATTGGCCACCGCCGAGGCGAGCCCGCTGAGGTCACGCGGGGTGAGCGTCCGTCCCACATAGGTCTCGATGACGGGCGCAAAGGCGGCGGGCGGCAGTGCGACGGCCCCCTCGATGCGTATCGCGCCCACCAGCAGCGTCTCGACGCCGCTCTCCGGCGAAATAGCCGATTGTTCGGCGATCAACGGCCGCGAGCGCGCCGGTTCGCCGGGCTCCTCGTCCTTCAATTCCTTGCCCAGCACGGCCGGATCGGTCCGGTCGAGCACGTCCTGGGCGGCGTGCGACGGTGCCGACAGCGCTGCCGCGAACAGGGCGGCAGCGATCTGGACCGGTATCGGGAACTTGCTGCGCATTTCGCCGCCTTTTTCGTCGCTGCGAGCCACCAATAACGGGCAAGACTAAATTTTCCGTTATCCGACAGGTCGTTAGCCGGCCGTTAACTCCACTCTTTCACGCCCTCGCAATCGGGAAGGTCGTAATCGGGCAAGCAAGGGAAGTCAGAGCCGCGGTTGCGCGGACCATTGTGGGGAGTTCCCAATATGCAGAAGATCATCTCGGGCCTGGCGCCGTTCCTCCTTCTCATAGCCAGCGAAGCGCAAGCGGAAACGCCGGAATGGCGCGTCAGCGAAGTGAGCGGCGACGTTCGCTTCGGTCGCGAAGGGCAGATGCGCGCGGCGACCCGCGGCGCGCTGCTCGCGTCGGGTGCGACCATCGTCACCGGTGCCGCCTCCCGCGCCGTGATCGTGCGCGGCCAGGAATTCGTCGTGATCTCCCCGACGACCCGGCTGCGCGTGCCCGAGGCGGCCGCCCCGAACAAGATCATGCAGATCATCGAGGATTTCGGCACCGCCGTCTTCAAGATCAACAAGAAGGCGACGCCGCATTTCGGCGTGCAGACGCCTTATCTCGCCGCCGTCGTGAAGGGCACGACCTTTACCGTTACGGTCGGCCCTGAAGGCAGTTCGGTGCAGGTCACCGAAGGCGCGGTGCAGGTCTCCACGTTGGACGGCGGCGCGGCCGACCTGGTCACGCCAGGCAACATCGCCATGGTCGGCGCCAGCGACCTTTATCGCCTGACGATCGAGGGCGGTACGACGCGCTCGATCCGTTCCGACAATGCGCCCCAGGCGGGCACTGTCACCAGCAGCGCGGCGCCGGCCGCGGCGCCGGCTACCTATGCCGGGCCGCCGCTGGTGAGCGCAGTCGTCTCGGCGCCGGTCAGCGAGCCGCCCCAGTCCCTCACCGACCTGACCGGCGGCCTCGTTGCCGGCGAGGCGACAATCCAGCTGGCCGCGGCCGACATTACCGAGGCTGCGCGCGCGGCCGAGCAGGCGCCGCCGCCACCGGCGGCGACGCCCGAACCGGCGCCGGCCCCGCAGCCGGCGCCGCAGCCCGCGCCGGCGCCGCAGCCCGCGCCGGCACCGCAGCCCGCACCGGCACCCGCGCCGGTTCCGGCTCCGGCGCCTCAACCGGCACCGGCTCCAGCTCCAGCTCCAGCTCCAGCTCCTGCTCCTGCTCCTGCTCCGGCACCGGCTCCGGCTCCGGCTCCGGCTCCGGCTCCGGCTCCGGAGCCCCAACCGGCACCCGCACCGGCGCCGGCTCCAGCACCCGCGCCGGCTCCCCAGCCGAATCCCGGGCCCGCGCCTGCTCCGGCTCCGGCGCCTGCGCCTGCGCCCGCTCCGAACCCGGCACCGGCTCCGCAGCCCACTCCCGCGCCCGGCGATAATGGCAACGCCAACCCTGGCACGGGCAACCCTGGCAATGGTGGCGGCAACGGCAACCCCGGCAACGGCGGCGGCACCGGCAACCCCGGCAACGGTGGCGGCACGGGCAACCCCGGCGGTGGCGGCAATGCCGGTAACCCTGGAAGTGGCACGGGCAACCCTGGCAATGGTGGCGGCAGCGGCAACCCCGGCAATGGTGGCGGCACCGCCAACCCCGGCGGTGGCGGTGGCGGCAATGCCGGTAACCCTGGAAGTGGCAGCGACAACCCCGGGAACGGTGGCGGCAGCGGCAACCCCGGCGGTGGCGGCAATGGCGGTAACCCTGGAAGCGGCAGCGGCAATCCCGGCAGCGGTGGCGGCAGCGACAGCCCCGGGAACGGTGGCGGCACGGGCAACCCCGGCGGTGGCGGCAATGCCGGTAACCCTGGAAGTGGCAGCGGCAACCCCGGCAGCGGTGGCGGCAGCGACAGCCCCGGGAACGGTGGCGGCACCGGCAACCCCGGCGGTGGCGGCAATGCCGGTAACCCTGGAAGTGGCAGCGGCAACCCCGGCAACGGGGGCGACGACAAGCCTGGCAAGGGTGATGACGACGACGACAAGCCTGGCCGGGGCGACGATGACGAGGGTGACGACGACGACGACGACGACAAGCCCCGCCCGGGCGCCGATGACAGGCCGGGCAAGGGTGACGACGACGACGACAAGCCTGGCCGGGGCGACGATGACGAGGGTGACGACGACGACGATGACGACAAGCCCAGCCAAGGCGACGATGACAGGCCCGGCAAGGGTGGCGACGACGACGACGACGACAGGCCTGGCAAGGGCGACGACGACAGCTCCGGCAAAGGTGGCGACGACAATTCCGGCAAAGGGAGCGGCGACGACAAGGCCGGCAAGCAGGGCTTCAGTGAACTGGACCGCGGGTTCGGAACGACGACCCAGCCCGTCCGAGACGTCGGTGGCCTGAACAGGGACACGGACGCGGCCGGTATGGCGAAGGCGCGCCCGAACGCCTTGTGATCGACCACGACACGGCCGCCCTCGTGACCGAGGGCGGCAGACAGGACCAGACATGTCATTGAGCTTCGCCCAGATCAGCCCGGCTTTCGTGCGATGGCGCCGCAAGGCGATCGTCGGCGCAGCGGGCATGGTCGCTGCCGCCTTGCTGGTGACGGGGCAGGGCGCAGCGCTCGATCAGCATCTGCGCGATCTGCGCGACGGCCTGCGCTCTCACGCTGCCAGCGGCGAAGTGCATCTCGTCGAGATCGATGCCCGCAGCCTGGCGACGCTCAACACCTGGCCCTGGCCGCGCGGGATCCATGCGGCCTTGGTCGATCGCCTGCATGAGGGCGGCGCCCGCTCGATCGCGTTCGACGTGGACGTTTCGGCGACCTCCAACCCTGTCGAGGACGCCAAGCTCGCCGCCGCACTGGACCGGGCCGGCAATTCCGTCATCCTGCCCACGATGCGCCAATATGCCGGCGCCGGCAGCGCGGACTATATCGACAGCGTTCCGGCCGCGCCGTTCGCGGACAAAGCGTTTCTCGCGGCCGTGACGGTCATTCCGGATCGCGACGGCTACGTTCGCCACGTGCCGCTTGGCGTCGAGACGGCGGGCGTGCCGCGCCCGTCGCTGGCCGCCATGGTGGCTGAGCGCAATGCCGCGATCGACCAGCAGTTCCGCGTCGACTATTCGATCGATCCCGACACGATCCCGCGCCACAGCGTCGTCGATCTGCTCGCGGGCAAGGTTCCGGCCACGGAGATTGCCGGAAAGCGCTTCGTCATCGGCGCCACCGCGGTCGAGATGGGCGATCGCTATGCCGTGCCGCGTCACGGCGTCATCCCGGGCGCCGTCATCCAGGTGCTGGCGGCGGAAACTCTGCTGGCCGGGCCGGTGCCGCACGAATGGAGCGGGGTCGGGCCGGTATTGCTCATGCTCGCCTTGGTGGCGGCAATCGTGCGGCTGCGCGCCCGCCCGGCGCGCGTGATCCTGTTCACGGCCACCGCAGCAGCCTTGCTGGCGTTGCCGCTGGTGACCGAATCATGGTTCGCGCTCTCGATCCCGATCGCGCCGGCCCTGCTGGCGCTCGCACTGGCGATCGCGCTCAGCGCTGCGGCTTATGCGGCCGAAGGCTATCTCGAGAAGGCGTTGACCGACGAGGCGACCGGCCTGCCCAATCTGGCCGCCCTCGAGATCGCGACCGGCACGCGGCACTCGACTAACATCGTGGTGGCGCGGATCGACCGCTTCGCGGCCATTGCCTCGGGGCTGGGCCCGGACGGCGCAGCATTGCTGGTGCAGCGCGTCGCAGACCGGTTGCGCTTCTCGCACCGCGGCCATGAAATCTATCGCACCGATGCCTCGAACCTCGCCTGGATCGAACTTCCGGGGGACGAAGACAGTCTCGAGGACCGGCTCGACGCTTTGGCGGCTTTGATGCGCTCGCCGGTCGAGTGCGGCCGTCTGGTCGACGTCTCGCTCACCTTTGGCCTGGCGACCGGCGAGGATGTCGATGCCAAGCAGTTGGTGGCCAATGCGTCGCTCTCGGCGCTGCATGCGTCGCAGCGCGGCGCCCGCTGGGAGCGGTTCATCGATTCGAGCAGCGACGAGATCAACTGGCATCTCTCGCTGCTCGGCGAAATGGA
This portion of the Sphingomonas sp. LY54 genome encodes:
- a CDS encoding ShlB/FhaC/HecB family hemolysin secretion/activation protein — encoded protein: MRSKFPIPVQIAAALFAAALSAPSHAAQDVLDRTDPAVLGKELKDEEPGEPARSRPLIAEQSAISPESGVETLLVGAIRIEGAVALPPAAFAPVIETYVGRTLTPRDLSGLASAVANVARTAGYGLATAWIPRQRVVNGILRVALDEGRIDSVRVEGGAAPVVGRMLAPLANGRPVRTVELERRLLLAGDISGLSVGKARLERTVGRNILVVDAKRERAVGRVALDNWGIRSVGPLRLQGSVDLHGVADGADRLTLGAVATVPDVGEFHLVRIGYAVPVGTNGTELRVDSYVARSEPGGAIADSDFDGRSLEAAVAVSHPFVRSRAWSLWGDLGYALRDSRQSRDDVRIRDDRFAVLTASAFANAKLGDGRIRGRVALVQGVDAFDATERGDPLASRADGSAIFSKLEAWARLNAPLTERLSLQVEAQGQVASRPLLSSEEMGLGGRTFLRGYDYRELSGDKGVAGSAEIRFDLGKLGTAVRWVQPYLYADAGSVGNYRGGAGGGTLASAGGGVRLWLGSRFEAGVELGVPLSNGAFGRDCDPRLSLTFGARL
- a CDS encoding FecR family protein, with amino-acid sequence MQKIISGLAPFLLLIASEAQAETPEWRVSEVSGDVRFGREGQMRAATRGALLASGATIVTGAASRAVIVRGQEFVVISPTTRLRVPEAAAPNKIMQIIEDFGTAVFKINKKATPHFGVQTPYLAAVVKGTTFTVTVGPEGSSVQVTEGAVQVSTLDGGAADLVTPGNIAMVGASDLYRLTIEGGTTRSIRSDNAPQAGTVTSSAAPAAAPATYAGPPLVSAVVSAPVSEPPQSLTDLTGGLVAGEATIQLAAADITEAARAAEQAPPPPAATPEPAPAPQPAPQPAPAPQPAPAPQPAPAPAPVPAPAPQPAPAPAPAPAPAPAPAPAPAPAPAPAPAPAPAPEPQPAPAPAPAPAPAPAPQPNPGPAPAPAPAPAPAPAPNPAPAPQPTPAPGDNGNANPGTGNPGNGGGNGNPGNGGGTGNPGNGGGTGNPGGGGNAGNPGSGTGNPGNGGGSGNPGNGGGTANPGGGGGGNAGNPGSGSDNPGNGGGSGNPGGGGNGGNPGSGSGNPGSGGGSDSPGNGGGTGNPGGGGNAGNPGSGSGNPGSGGGSDSPGNGGGTGNPGGGGNAGNPGSGSGNPGNGGDDKPGKGDDDDDKPGRGDDDEGDDDDDDDKPRPGADDRPGKGDDDDDKPGRGDDDEGDDDDDDDKPSQGDDDRPGKGGDDDDDDRPGKGDDDSSGKGGDDNSGKGSGDDKAGKQGFSELDRGFGTTTQPVRDVGGLNRDTDAAGMAKARPNAL
- a CDS encoding putative bifunctional diguanylate cyclase/phosphodiesterase: MSLSFAQISPAFVRWRRKAIVGAAGMVAAALLVTGQGAALDQHLRDLRDGLRSHAASGEVHLVEIDARSLATLNTWPWPRGIHAALVDRLHEGGARSIAFDVDVSATSNPVEDAKLAAALDRAGNSVILPTMRQYAGAGSADYIDSVPAAPFADKAFLAAVTVIPDRDGYVRHVPLGVETAGVPRPSLAAMVAERNAAIDQQFRVDYSIDPDTIPRHSVVDLLAGKVPATEIAGKRFVIGATAVEMGDRYAVPRHGVIPGAVIQVLAAETLLAGPVPHEWSGVGPVLLMLALVAAIVRLRARPARVILFTATAAALLALPLVTESWFALSIPIAPALLALALAIALSAAAYAAEGYLEKALTDEATGLPNLAALEIATGTRHSTNIVVARIDRFAAIASGLGPDGAALLVQRVADRLRFSHRGHEIYRTDASNLAWIELPGDEDSLEDRLDALAALMRSPVECGRLVDVSLTFGLATGEDVDAKQLVANASLSALHASQRGARWERFIDSSSDEINWHLSLLGEMDAAMASGQLWNAYQPKLDIRSGEIIGVEALVRWAHPQRGPIAPDNFIPVVEEAGRARDLTAHVLEQALDDALHWERNGFPIGVAVNVSATLLADHEFIEMVGQILQGQPVATERVTIEVTESAAMVTPERAIAALESWRSHGVRISIDDYGTGQSSLGYLQKLPATELKIDKSFVQTIVTDSRNAIMVRSTVALAHELGMKVVAEGIEDEACLAMLGEMGCDTAQGYHIARPMPADSVTAFLQERAPRAAAA